The following DNA comes from Alnus glutinosa chromosome 6, dhAlnGlut1.1, whole genome shotgun sequence.
CACGTTAGtattttagcatttctctttctctagaGAATATACGGCACACGTGCCTCCCGCGCTACCGACGAAGAACCAAACAAAAGCTTCGACCCCAAACAGCTCTTTTACAGTCTGAGTGTGAGAGTGTTCccactttcttttctctctctttcaattaatttatttcGTCAATTTTACCTCTAATTCCAATTCGTCTTCAATTTGTCAACGCAGATGTGATAGAGAGAGATGCAGGTCAACAACAATTGGCTGTGTGATGAGTATCATCAGTTCATAGGCTCGGCCAACTTTCTCTGGAGGGAATGATACAGAGCTCCTGATTGTACTTTGGATTCATCTATGGAGAGAAAAAATTCGTGGCAAAATTCAAGAACATTTGAAGCTTGTGTTCTACCTAAGATTTTGAAGGTTgtattttatctaaaatttgTATCATTTAGTATCAAAGTCAGTCATCACGTCGAGTATCTAATCGAATGGGTTGCGGTTTGGTAGTCAAGCCATAAAGACTACATATTAACATAGTATTAATTCATTGAATATTGATAAATGAGTGGAGCCgctaaaagataaaagattatTATCAAGTCGATATCGATACAGTGGGCCGTAAAATGAGATATGTTACGATTTTATGTGTTCCCAAGTATAAATTTAACCATGATAATGATGATTTAACGTTATATGATAAATAAAGATTGAGTTCGAACTTTTAAGTCTATAGAACGTGTGAGAAAGGGAAGTTGATGGCTCATATCCACTTTTCAAATGATGATTTACTTGAAAACCTTTCCAATTTTGCGGGTTATTTACTATAATAACTGCAATAATACAAGTTTGGCACAGAAATCTACAGCATTTATCAGTTTGCTAAACAAATTTCATCAGTCCACCAAATGGGGTTCGTGAAATGAGAGGTACAACCTATTTCAGTGCTACTTAAGATTAACATGAAATTAAGGAAACACTTGAGCAGTTTTTTTAGCAGCAAACTTGCACAATTCTAACAGGCTGTAGAAACTAAGACCTCTCATTGTTCTTGAAGCCTAAGTAATCTGAGCCGGGTTAGTTCAAACACACCATGGTAGTCTTTAATCTATATGTGCAAAAATGAGAGCTTACTAGAAGTCAGTCTTGGCTCCTGTTACAAAAGTTTGCATTAATTTCTACCCCTAATTTTGATTTTCCTGCCACTTCAATCCTCTGCATGATCTGTGACATCTTCCCTTGAGACTGAATTGCTAGCTAATGGGTTGGAGTCTTCTGAAGAGTCCCCAAATTCTTCTTTGTACATTTCTTCAATCATCGGCTTCCACAGCCGAACCCGAGCATTTATGAACCAATTTGAAACCTGAATCAGCCATGAAAATGACCACATTAACATCACAATCAGGGCTACTCACAAATGAGAGAAAATGTGGGAGAGGAATTACTTGGTTCTTGGACAGGCCTGTCTGTGATGCCAGCGTTAGCTTTTCAGAATCATTTGGATATCTGTGACAACCATCAAAGTATCATAGCCTCATAAAACATGAAATCACTATGCAGTCAACAAAAATTGATGCACTTACGGGTGGAGAAAGTGTTCAAAAAGCCAAGAGCGCAGGATTGCCACAGAAGTCTCCGGCAGCCCTCGGATCGGTCTCCATGCTTGCCGTTGGCTTTGGATCATCCTAAGCTGTTGAAGGGACATTCGATTACGTTGAGTCTCGGTATCGAACAAGCTAAGCTGCGATAATCCGGTGCCGATTCTCGGTAAAGCCTGCATGAATTTTCTCTTTGTGACGTTTATTTGAGAAACTATTGCATCTCTTAAGCTGCAGAAATGCCTAGACATGGCCTGGAGTGCTAGTGCAGTGTAAGACTTGGCAGCTCCCACTCCTGCTATCATCTCAAATGATGAGACCACTTCTTCCATTTGATGATAGTATTCCTCGTATCTTGCATCAACCTGAAAATTGAGTGAGATATTGGGACAAACTTCTTTCAACAAAATCTGAAAGCAATCAAGTGAAAAGACCCACCTCATCCAACAAGGAAATAAGCTTTGCAATTTTAACTTGAAGCTCATGTTTCTCGGCTGATAAGAGTCCATTACTGTACAATTCTGCTTTGAGTTCAGAGGAAAGTTCCAGAGCTCCTATTCTACCTCCACGACATAGCTTTTCAACATATTTTTCATTGCTTATGTCAACTGCATTTCCACTGACATTAACAATTTCTTTCAGAAGGGACTGAGCTGGTTTCAAAtatactgaatttgcaataacGGTAGCAAAAGATTCTGTTCCATATGAAACTGGACAAGAGCGATTTAGTGAGCTTGAAGCAGCAGCAAATGCACTGCCCGTGAAAGAGTAGACGTTGCTTACATGTTCCACTCCTGGATTGCAGACTTCTCGAGCTTCTTCTCCAGACATCATGTAACTGGGGCTTATAAGATCCGAATTTAAAGACCTCTGCCTGTATTGCACAGAAGGAACAAGCATGTGAGACCCCAGAGAAAGTGACAGCCGCTGGGCATGGTGATTGTTCTCGTTTGCTGCTCCAAGCAGATCCATGAAATGTCTAGTGTGGCTGATATCGGGTTCCTCAGCTACTCCAGAAGCTCGAACAAGGTCTATCGATCTAGACATTCTTTCCCCAAGAGATTGAACGCTGGGATACACACCAAGAGACTGAGGGAATGTGTCTCTGCCTCTTAATGCAGACTCATAAGCAGCAAAATGTTGGTTTTCAAAATGGTTTTGATCAGTGATGGAGTTTGAGATGGTGAATGGGTGTATGATACTCGAAGCTGGATTTGCAGATGAGTCTTGTGAAACCATATTAAACAGAACAGGAAGAAGCTATAAGCTATTAAAGATTTGCTATGGACTGCAACAAGTTAGCCCTGTCAAGctttagagaaaaagaaaaagaaaaagaacaaaaaaaaaaaaaaacaggaaaacTAATGAAGCGCCAAAGCAAAGATGACTCACAATTCCACATTAATGGCTCTGAAAGCAATAAATAGTGCAATGAAAACAATCTTAAACTTGTGGTCCTCATGTGTTGCACAAAATTACTAGTACACGGGGGATAAGCTGGATCATTAAGGAAGAGGCCAACTGAGCAGAGAGACTGAAATCAAGAACCAGAACAAGTACCAGTTCAAATTAACACCCATGTTTTCACCTTGGAGAAGAACACTTCTGAGAAAGAAACCATGGGCAGtaaaacagaaagaaaaccaGTTCAGTGCAAGTGAATCTGGGAATTCAAACTAGAAGAACTGCTAACATAACCCAACAATTAAAGAATCCACTGGAAAGTAATCAACAAAAGCAGAGAGAGAAACATGGAACAGAGAGTGTCAATGTCAACTAACAAAGTTCAAGATAGTGAAAAGAGCCAGCAAAAATAAAACGAACCCAGTTTTACTTGGGGGAAACTACATTATCCCTGCATGAGACAAGTTTGATTTGTCAACTTATGATTAAGAAAATGACGTTTTATTCacatgaaaaaatataatttattagcattttttttttatcatggtGCAAGTAACATTACATCAAAGCATTGAATGCAAGCAGGAAACCACCGAAAGTGTAAACATACCTATGTTAATGATAACTCAAAGAAGAAAGAcgattctctctctttctctcgcaGGTCTAAATCTGAGCGGCAGAAAACCTATAGACATAGACTTCTGCTAGTTCTTTAACGAAAACAGAGTTAATTGGCGAAGTAAATATCGCAGAAAATGACAGGAAAAGATGGTCCCCAACTTCCCTGAATATAAAACAAGCAAAAGTGCCAATCCTCCAGCTTTAGTGCCAACAGTTGCATTTCTTCGGGAGACTCGAAAGTAAATTGAGCTCAGAAGAGTGTAAaactctctctccttctctcttcaCAAGAGGACCTCTCAATATGTTAACTTGTTCTGTTCACTCTGGAAAAGGATGGTAAAAAGTGGGCTATCTTTTGCACACTCCTAGTTCTAGGATTGTCAGCTTATGATCCTGCAAACCATATGGGAATATCTACCTTTTTCCTGTTAGGTGTTCTAGTCATGCATAGAGATATTGAAAGGACCCTGAATATCACAATCGTTCAAGAATTActaaaaatcacaaaagaaaaaagaaaaaagaaaaaaaaaaaagagaaaaagaaaaggttctCTTGCTTTCATAGACAGAGATGGGTGTCGTTGGATTTGGTCTGGTGTGCTGATGAGACTGATTCTGGATGTGTTTTGAGCCGTTGCCCTTTGGATACTTTAGTAATGATTGCTATCTTTGTTCCTTTGGCCTCCTCCAGTTGTCACTCTCTGCTTCCGTAACTTTGTTGTTCATTGGGACCCGGGAGGCCCATGCATAGATTAAAGTGTCTGCTTAATCTGAACTGCACCAGTATTTCAGACCCAAGTATTCTGCCACCCTTGTCCCCGTGAATACAAGTCTTGCCTTGGAACAAAACAATCACTTCCCCTTCCATAAATCAAAAACCAGTTTGGATGGATTAAATCTATGTACCCAATTCTTTCAAAATAATACACACTAAAAGTTTGcccagaagaaaaaataaaaaaaaaaggacaaagcTTTCTCCATCTgggttataataataatttttaattcaagCCCATTAATGTCCAATCAAATTTGGAAGAGAATGATAGGGTTAGGATTAGGGTAAGAGGATGAGTTGGAATGAAAATTGTGGTATTTCCTACTCGAAAAGGGCTATCAAATCCCATCTCACGTCACTACCCAACCTAGTTACCTATAGGATAACATTGCCCTATTAAAGCTTTATTaaagggaaaactttacttatttCCCTACTTTTGCAATGATGTCCCCAAATTGTCAAATGTTGTAACGTAGTTGTTCGATTTTCAGCCCATTTCAATTGCCCGTATTTTGGACTTTTCTAAAATACATCCGGACAagcaaaatttttttataagtatattaTGTTGTAACCCTGAATCATATAGAGAAATATAACTGTACTCCTGTGAACATAAATACATTATCGAAACACGTAAATCTgtgtttcaaatttttcttttcgattccttattatttatcattgttaTGCACGATAACAACATAAAGAATCTCACATTTGCTATCCGTATTGTCAGGTAATCTCGATCCGCACCATCCAACCAAGCCCTTGCTGGTCCAAGTAGAGGAAGTTGAACAATTCATCAACCTTGACCCTTCGGCACTCATCCAGTTGTCAATGACAAGCACAATGCACAAAACAGCGCTGGCTTGGTCACCCAGCTTTAAATTCGATCCGATCAATTAAACCACAGTTTCTTTAAGGGGGACCATTTGAAATATGCAACAGgatattcaacaaaaaaagaagagcaATTCCTGTTCTTATTATAAATGCATTGGTGAAACTGAGGACGTATAACAGCGGGAAATAAGACAACTTTAAGACGATGTACCAATTATAGGATATATATCATCATTTCAGGAACATTAGGATATATAGTGaacatttatatcacatattcataacaaaaaaatatgcaaatgcgggtgtcagtttaataaatttgatcGACGAAGATTTTCTCCAATTTATTTTGGAGGAAATCTTCTTCCGCATAATAAAGATGCcatataataattaagaaacatataatacaaaaaataattataaatggacaaagttttctttcaaattgggtTGAAAGAAATTCGATTGTCATTGACTCattaacaaagaattcaaacacaaaacactcgtaaaaacacaaaaataattttcatatttatgtcatatgaatattttttttttcaaaaaaaaaaaaaaaaaaaccacgttttgaaattttatataacataagcatcttcaacaaaataggcaaatagtttataatagtcaaatttaactgtTATGAACCATTTTTTCGTCTCcagcaaaatataattttttcttctagtgTGACTAGTAAATAGACAGAAGAGCCTATTCATTATTTACGCTGCaaacagttttttattattttatctctcttcatttccttct
Coding sequences within:
- the LOC133870413 gene encoding BEL1-like homeodomain protein 11 isoform X2, with translation MVSQDSSANPASSIIHPFTISNSITDQNHFENQHFAAYESALRGRDTFPQSLGVYPSVQSLGERMSRSIDLVRASGVAEEPDISHTRHFMDLLGAANENNHHAQRLSLSLGSHMLVPSVQYRQRSLNSDLISPSYMMSGEEAREVCNPGVEHVSNVYSFTGSAFAAASSSLNRSCPVSYGTESFATVIANSVYLKPAQSLLKEIVNVSGNAVDISNEKYVEKLCRGGRIGALELSSELKAELYSNGLLSAEKHELQVKIAKLISLLDEVDARYEEYYHQMEEVVSSFEMIAGVGAAKSYTALALQAMSRHFCSLRDAIVSQINVTKRKFMQALPRIGTGLSQLSLFDTETQRNRMSLQQLRMIQSQRQAWRPIRGLPETSVAILRSWLFEHFLHPYPNDSEKLTLASQTGLSKNQVSNWFINARVRLWKPMIEEMYKEEFGDSSEDSNPLASNSVSREDVTDHAED
- the LOC133870413 gene encoding BEL1-like homeodomain protein 11 isoform X1, whose translation is MRTTSLRLFSLHYLLLSEPLMWNYSSANPASSIIHPFTISNSITDQNHFENQHFAAYESALRGRDTFPQSLGVYPSVQSLGERMSRSIDLVRASGVAEEPDISHTRHFMDLLGAANENNHHAQRLSLSLGSHMLVPSVQYRQRSLNSDLISPSYMMSGEEAREVCNPGVEHVSNVYSFTGSAFAAASSSLNRSCPVSYGTESFATVIANSVYLKPAQSLLKEIVNVSGNAVDISNEKYVEKLCRGGRIGALELSSELKAELYSNGLLSAEKHELQVKIAKLISLLDEVDARYEEYYHQMEEVVSSFEMIAGVGAAKSYTALALQAMSRHFCSLRDAIVSQINVTKRKFMQALPRIGTGLSQLSLFDTETQRNRMSLQQLRMIQSQRQAWRPIRGLPETSVAILRSWLFEHFLHPYPNDSEKLTLASQTGLSKNQVSNWFINARVRLWKPMIEEMYKEEFGDSSEDSNPLASNSVSREDVTDHAED